Proteins encoded in a region of the Podarcis muralis chromosome 2, rPodMur119.hap1.1, whole genome shotgun sequence genome:
- the LOC114590726 gene encoding cytochrome P450 2C55-like isoform X4, whose protein sequence is MEVVGAGALLLLYLFFAVLFSSFKMYKKKSQLPPGPTPWLLLGNLLQKDVLPVYKFYTKFIDKYGPIFTVWIGPKPIVVICGYETMKDAFVNHAEEFGGRPAMPFIDRANNYRGQAFDPRRSITCAVSNVLSSVVFGNRFDYKDPVLLENLRIVQDFMGYLRTLSMQIYNLLPGIMAYLPGQHKKILADCAKMKAFIRERVESHRRTLDPQNLRDYIDCFLIRSEKKQTNPENIYSTEELVQCVFGLFIAGSTNSSTALVFSLLVMAKFPHIQAKVQQEIDEVVGANRIPGMDDWVRMPFTNAVIHETQRFEKGSLEGFPRATTCRTEFRGYIIPQSTTVVPMLTTVHYDPLQWETPEKFNPGHFLDEKGQFRKRNAFMPFSAGKRACPGEALARMELFLFFAVLLQNFTFQLVGDFKEMDVASFHMQYKMKSACVQMQAIRRSK, encoded by the exons ATGGAGGTGGTTGGGGCAGGAGCTCTGCTCCTTCTCTACCTGTTCTTCGCTGTACTCTTCTCCTCCTTCAAAATGTACAAGAAGAAAAGCCAGCTACCCCCAGGACCCACTCCCTGGCTCTTGCTGGGAAAtctcctgcagaaagatgtcctgCCTGTCTACAAGTTCTATACAAAG TTCATTGATAAATATGGCCCCATCTTTACTGTCTGGATCGGGCCAAAGCCCATCGTTGTGATTTGTGGATATGAAACAATGAAAGATGCTTTTGTGAATCATGCTGAAGAATTTGGTGGGCGTCCTGCAATGCCCTTCATAGACAGAGCGAACAACTATCGAG GGCAGGCCTTTGACCCAAGAAGAAGCATCACATGTGCTGTTTCAAATGTCCTCTCTTCAGTTGTTTTTGGGAATCGGTTTGACTACAAAGATCCGGTGCTGCTGGAGAACCTGCGTATTGTGCAGGACTTCATGGGCTACCTCCGTACTTTATCAATGCAG ATTTATAATTTACTCCCAGGAATAATGGCTTACCTACCTGGACAGCACAAGAAGATATTAGCAGACTGTGCAAAAATGAAGGCCTTCATTCGTGAGAGGGTGGAGTCCCACAGGAGGACACTGGATCCTCAGAATCTCCGTGACTATATTGATTGCTTCCTTATCAGGTCAGAGAAG AAACAAACCAATCCTGAGAATATCTACAGCACCGAAGAGCTTGTCCAGTGCGTGTTTGGACTCTTTATTGCTGGGTCAACAAACTCAAGCACTGCCTTAGTCTTCAGCCTCCTGGTGATGGCTAAATTTCCACACATTCAAG CAAAAGTTCAACAGGAGATTGATGAGGTGGTAGGTGCCAACCGCATCCCTGGCATGGACGATTGGGTGAGGATGCCCTTCACAAATGCCGTTATCCATGAGACTCAACGATTTGAAAAAGGGAGCCTTGAGGGCTTCCCACGTGCAACAACGTGTCGTACAGAGTTCCGGGGCTACATCATCCCACAG TCCACCACTGTGGTTCCAATGCTCACAACTGTGCACTATGACCCTCTCCAGTGGGAGACTCCAGAAAAGTTTAACCCTGGACATTTCTTGGATGAGAAGGGTCAGTTCCGGAAAAGAAATGCCTTCatgcctttttctgcag GAAAACGGGCATGCCCAGGGGAAGCCCTGGCTCGGATGGAACTGTTCCTGTTCTTCGCTGTTCTGCTCCAGAACTTCACCTTCCAGCTGGTGGGAGATTTCAAAGAAATGGACGTAGCATCTTTTCATATGCAGTACAAAATGAAGAGCGCATGCGTACAAATGCAAGCCATTAGACGTTCTAAGTGA
- the LOC114590726 gene encoding cytochrome P450 2C55-like isoform X3 produces the protein MEVVGAGALLLLYLFFAVLFSSFKMYKKKSQLPPGPTPWLLLGNLLQKDVLPVYKFYTKFIDKYGPIFTVWIGPKPIVVICGYETMKDAFVNHAEEFGGRPAMPFIDRANNYRGMVNRNEAKWREVRRFTLSTLREFGMGKKTMSERIQEEALCLVEELVATQGQAFDPRRSITCAVSNVLSSVVFGNRFDYKDPVLLENLRIVQDFMGYLRTLSMQIYNLLPGIMAYLPGQHKKILADCAKMKAFIRERVESHRRTLDPQNLRDYIDCFLIRSEKKQTNPENIYSTEELVQCVFGLFIAGSTNSSTALVFSLLVMAKFPHIQAKVQQEIDEVVGANRIPGMDDWVRMPFTNAVIHETQRFEKGSLEGFPRATTCRTEFRGYIIPQSTTVVPMLTTVHYDPLQWETPEKFNPGHFLDEKGKRACPGEALARMELFLFFAVLLQNFTFQLVGDFKEMDVASFHMQYKMKSACVQMQAIRRSK, from the exons ATGGAGGTGGTTGGGGCAGGAGCTCTGCTCCTTCTCTACCTGTTCTTCGCTGTACTCTTCTCCTCCTTCAAAATGTACAAGAAGAAAAGCCAGCTACCCCCAGGACCCACTCCCTGGCTCTTGCTGGGAAAtctcctgcagaaagatgtcctgCCTGTCTACAAGTTCTATACAAAG TTCATTGATAAATATGGCCCCATCTTTACTGTCTGGATCGGGCCAAAGCCCATCGTTGTGATTTGTGGATATGAAACAATGAAAGATGCTTTTGTGAATCATGCTGAAGAATTTGGTGGGCGTCCTGCAATGCCCTTCATAGACAGAGCGAACAACTATCGAG GAATGGTCAACAGAAATGAGGCAAAATGGAGAGAGGTGCGCAGGTTCACATTATCCACCCTGCGGGAATTTGGGATGGGAAAGAAAACAATGTCTGAGAGGATACAAGAGGAAGCCCTTTGCCTGGTGGAAGAATTGGTGGCCACACAAG GGCAGGCCTTTGACCCAAGAAGAAGCATCACATGTGCTGTTTCAAATGTCCTCTCTTCAGTTGTTTTTGGGAATCGGTTTGACTACAAAGATCCGGTGCTGCTGGAGAACCTGCGTATTGTGCAGGACTTCATGGGCTACCTCCGTACTTTATCAATGCAG ATTTATAATTTACTCCCAGGAATAATGGCTTACCTACCTGGACAGCACAAGAAGATATTAGCAGACTGTGCAAAAATGAAGGCCTTCATTCGTGAGAGGGTGGAGTCCCACAGGAGGACACTGGATCCTCAGAATCTCCGTGACTATATTGATTGCTTCCTTATCAGGTCAGAGAAG AAACAAACCAATCCTGAGAATATCTACAGCACCGAAGAGCTTGTCCAGTGCGTGTTTGGACTCTTTATTGCTGGGTCAACAAACTCAAGCACTGCCTTAGTCTTCAGCCTCCTGGTGATGGCTAAATTTCCACACATTCAAG CAAAAGTTCAACAGGAGATTGATGAGGTGGTAGGTGCCAACCGCATCCCTGGCATGGACGATTGGGTGAGGATGCCCTTCACAAATGCCGTTATCCATGAGACTCAACGATTTGAAAAAGGGAGCCTTGAGGGCTTCCCACGTGCAACAACGTGTCGTACAGAGTTCCGGGGCTACATCATCCCACAG TCCACCACTGTGGTTCCAATGCTCACAACTGTGCACTATGACCCTCTCCAGTGGGAGACTCCAGAAAAGTTTAACCCTGGACATTTCTTGGATGAGAAGG GAAAACGGGCATGCCCAGGGGAAGCCCTGGCTCGGATGGAACTGTTCCTGTTCTTCGCTGTTCTGCTCCAGAACTTCACCTTCCAGCTGGTGGGAGATTTCAAAGAAATGGACGTAGCATCTTTTCATATGCAGTACAAAATGAAGAGCGCATGCGTACAAATGCAAGCCATTAGACGTTCTAAGTGA
- the LOC114590726 gene encoding cytochrome P450 2C20-like isoform X1, translating into MEVVGAGALLLLYLFFAVLFSSFKMYKKKSQLPPGPTPWLLLGNLLQKDVLPVYKFYTKFIDKYGPIFTVWIGPKPIVVICGYETMKDAFVNHAEEFGGRPAMPFIDRANNYRGMVNRNEAKWREVRRFTLSTLREFGMGKKTMSERIQEEALCLVEELVATQGQAFDPRRSITCAVSNVLSSVVFGNRFDYKDPVLLENLRIVQDFMGYLRTLSMQIYNLLPGIMAYLPGQHKKILADCAKMKAFIRERVESHRRTLDPQNLRDYIDCFLIRSEKKQTNPENIYSTEELVQCVFGLFIAGSTNSSTALVFSLLVMAKFPHIQAKVQQEIDEVVGANRIPGMDDWVRMPFTNAVIHETQRFEKGSLEGFPRATTCRTEFRGYIIPQSTTVVPMLTTVHYDPLQWETPEKFNPGHFLDEKGQFRKRNAFMPFSAGKRACPGEALARMELFLFFAVLLQNFTFQLVGDFKEMDVASFHMQYKMKSACVQMQAIRRSK; encoded by the exons ATGGAGGTGGTTGGGGCAGGAGCTCTGCTCCTTCTCTACCTGTTCTTCGCTGTACTCTTCTCCTCCTTCAAAATGTACAAGAAGAAAAGCCAGCTACCCCCAGGACCCACTCCCTGGCTCTTGCTGGGAAAtctcctgcagaaagatgtcctgCCTGTCTACAAGTTCTATACAAAG TTCATTGATAAATATGGCCCCATCTTTACTGTCTGGATCGGGCCAAAGCCCATCGTTGTGATTTGTGGATATGAAACAATGAAAGATGCTTTTGTGAATCATGCTGAAGAATTTGGTGGGCGTCCTGCAATGCCCTTCATAGACAGAGCGAACAACTATCGAG GAATGGTCAACAGAAATGAGGCAAAATGGAGAGAGGTGCGCAGGTTCACATTATCCACCCTGCGGGAATTTGGGATGGGAAAGAAAACAATGTCTGAGAGGATACAAGAGGAAGCCCTTTGCCTGGTGGAAGAATTGGTGGCCACACAAG GGCAGGCCTTTGACCCAAGAAGAAGCATCACATGTGCTGTTTCAAATGTCCTCTCTTCAGTTGTTTTTGGGAATCGGTTTGACTACAAAGATCCGGTGCTGCTGGAGAACCTGCGTATTGTGCAGGACTTCATGGGCTACCTCCGTACTTTATCAATGCAG ATTTATAATTTACTCCCAGGAATAATGGCTTACCTACCTGGACAGCACAAGAAGATATTAGCAGACTGTGCAAAAATGAAGGCCTTCATTCGTGAGAGGGTGGAGTCCCACAGGAGGACACTGGATCCTCAGAATCTCCGTGACTATATTGATTGCTTCCTTATCAGGTCAGAGAAG AAACAAACCAATCCTGAGAATATCTACAGCACCGAAGAGCTTGTCCAGTGCGTGTTTGGACTCTTTATTGCTGGGTCAACAAACTCAAGCACTGCCTTAGTCTTCAGCCTCCTGGTGATGGCTAAATTTCCACACATTCAAG CAAAAGTTCAACAGGAGATTGATGAGGTGGTAGGTGCCAACCGCATCCCTGGCATGGACGATTGGGTGAGGATGCCCTTCACAAATGCCGTTATCCATGAGACTCAACGATTTGAAAAAGGGAGCCTTGAGGGCTTCCCACGTGCAACAACGTGTCGTACAGAGTTCCGGGGCTACATCATCCCACAG TCCACCACTGTGGTTCCAATGCTCACAACTGTGCACTATGACCCTCTCCAGTGGGAGACTCCAGAAAAGTTTAACCCTGGACATTTCTTGGATGAGAAGGGTCAGTTCCGGAAAAGAAATGCCTTCatgcctttttctgcag GAAAACGGGCATGCCCAGGGGAAGCCCTGGCTCGGATGGAACTGTTCCTGTTCTTCGCTGTTCTGCTCCAGAACTTCACCTTCCAGCTGGTGGGAGATTTCAAAGAAATGGACGTAGCATCTTTTCATATGCAGTACAAAATGAAGAGCGCATGCGTACAAATGCAAGCCATTAGACGTTCTAAGTGA